CCGCCCGGCGCCGGAGGGCACGCGCGCATCCGGATCTTCACACCGGGGCGCGAGCTCCCCTTCGCCGGGCATCCGGTGCTCGGCAGCGCGTTCGTGCTTGGTGCTCCGCTCGAGGGCGATGAGATCCGGCTGGAAACGGGCCGGGGAACCGTGCCGGTGCGACTGCGCCGCGACGGGCGCCGGATCACATTCGGCTGGATGAATCAGCCCATCCCGTCCGTGGCGACGTTTGGGGACGAAGCGTCGCTGCTACGTGCACTGGGGGCGGCGCGGTCCATGCTCCCGGTTGAGGTCTACGACAACGGCGTGCAGCACGTCTTCGTCAC
This portion of the bacterium genome encodes:
- a CDS encoding PhzF family phenazine biosynthesis isomerase gives rise to the protein MSAYRYTVCDVFTDRPLAGNQLAVFPDAREIPDARLQELAREINFSETVFAYPPGAGGHARIRIFTPGRELPFAGHPVLGSAFVLGAPLEGDEIRLETGRGTVPVRLRRDGRRITFGWMNQPIPSVATFGDEASLLRALGAARSMLPVEVYDNGVQHVFVT